A window from Dioscorea cayenensis subsp. rotundata cultivar TDr96_F1 chromosome 10, TDr96_F1_v2_PseudoChromosome.rev07_lg8_w22 25.fasta, whole genome shotgun sequence encodes these proteins:
- the LOC120270067 gene encoding LOW QUALITY PROTEIN: glycosyltransferase BC10-like (The sequence of the model RefSeq protein was modified relative to this genomic sequence to represent the inferred CDS: inserted 2 bases in 1 codon): MKPWGRYKLEEAMPAPAPPGMVAVAELLPVKRKDWAKIVVALFIFMVGAVMGMSMSAHFARYFTSEARFFFAGENVXAVNCEKDCLSVKSFVKPEAVMHSMTDEELFWRASLVPKKVEFPFNRVIKVAFMFLTRGPMPFLPLWERFLKGHQGLYSIYIHAQPGYKINVSESSPFYRRQIPSEEVSWGSISLIDAEKRLLSNALLDFSNERFVLLSESCIPVFDFPTVYKYLTESDYSFVESYDEDSPRGRGRYSRSMYPEIQLHQWRKGSEWFELNRDLAVNVVADYKYYLLFSKYCKPSCYPDEHYISTYLNMFHPAQTANRSLTWVNWSFGGPHPALYGQENITAEFIQTIRNNGTICTYNNKPSTYCYLFARKFSPSALESLLNLSSSVMKF; the protein is encoded by the exons ATGAAGCCATGGGGAAGGTATAAGTTGGAGGAGGCGATGCCGGCACCGGCGCCGCCGGGGATGGTGGCGGTGGCGGAGCTTTTACCCGTAAAAAGGAAGGATTGGGCGAAGATCGTGGTGGCGCTGTTCATTTTCATGGTAGGGGCGGTGATGGGGATGTCGATGAGCGCGCATTTCGCGCGGTACTTCACGTCGGAGGCGAGGTTCTTCTTTGCCGGCGAAAATGT TGCTGTGAACTGTGAGAAGGATTGCTTGAGCGTGAAGAGCTTTGTGAAGCCGGAGGCGGTGATGCATAGTATGACTGATGAGGAGCTGTTCTGGAGGGCATCGTTGGTGCCGAAGAAGGTGGAGTTTCCGTTCAATCGTGTGATCAAAGTGGCGTTCATGTTCCTAACTCGAGGGCCGATGCCCTTCTTGCCGCTGTGGGAGAGGTTTCTCAAGGGGCATCAAGGGCTTTACTCCATCTATATACATGCTCAGCCTGGGTATAAGATCAATGTCTCGGAGTCTTCTCCTTTCTATCGTCGCCAGATCCCTAGTGAG GAGGTTTCATGGGGATCAATATCACTGATTGATGCAGAGAAGCGACTCTTGTCAAATGCTTTACTGGATTTCTCGAATGAGCGCTTTGTTTTACTATCAGAAAGTTGCATCCCTGTCTTTGATTTTCCCACTGTTTACAAGTACCTCACAGAGTCAGATTACAGCTTTGTTGAGTCCTATGATGAAGATTCCCCACGAGGCCGTGGCCGCTATAGCAGGAGCATGTACCCTGAAATTCAGCTCCATCAATGGAGAAAAGGATCTGAATGGTTCGAGCTCAATCGTGATTTGGCAGTGAATGTAGTAGCAGACTACAAGTACTATCTACTATTTAGTAAATATTGCAAGCCCTCTTGCTATCCTGATGAACACTACATCTCCACATATCTGAACATGTTTCACCCTGCTCAGACTGCGAACCGAAGTCTGACTTGGGTGAACTGGTCCTTTGGAGGGCCTCATCCTGCACTCTATGGCCAAGAAAACATCACTGCAGAATTCATTCAGACAATTAGAAATAACGGGACCATCTGCACATACAACAACAAACCTAGCACGTACTGCTACCTCTTTGCCCGGAAGTTCTCTCCAAGTGCATTGGAATCTCTACTCAACCTCAGTTCATCAGTGATGAAATTTTGA